The following proteins are encoded in a genomic region of Hoeflea ulvae:
- a CDS encoding ABC transporter permease, translated as MTSATHPARKSRSPGWIAICIGATIMIIVLLAAVFAPFIAPHDPYAQSMLARFRPPSADYWLGTDRFGRDTFSRILYGLRITLWTALASTVLAMVAGTAVGILSGYYGGRIDRWISAANDLLMSFPQMVAGIIIVALLGPGITNLIIAIAITAFPAFYRMARSAALALRDRDYIDACRVLGYSDSRIVFRHILPETLDDMIIVATLWLATAVRTESSLAFIGLGAPPPAATLGGLVREGFDNLLDYPGLAIWPSVAILVVMIGLNLVGDGLRDANDPRASA; from the coding sequence ATGACCAGCGCCACTCACCCCGCTCGCAAGTCCCGCAGCCCCGGCTGGATCGCCATCTGCATCGGCGCCACGATCATGATCATCGTGCTCCTGGCAGCCGTGTTCGCGCCGTTCATCGCGCCGCATGACCCTTATGCCCAGTCGATGCTGGCGCGTTTCCGTCCGCCATCGGCAGACTACTGGCTGGGCACCGACCGGTTCGGCCGCGACACCTTTTCACGCATACTCTACGGATTGCGGATCACACTCTGGACAGCTCTCGCGTCGACCGTGCTGGCGATGGTGGCGGGCACCGCCGTCGGCATCCTGTCGGGCTATTACGGGGGCCGCATTGATCGCTGGATTTCGGCCGCCAACGATCTGCTGATGAGTTTTCCGCAAATGGTGGCCGGCATTATCATTGTCGCGCTGTTGGGTCCGGGGATCACCAATCTGATCATCGCCATTGCGATCACCGCCTTTCCGGCTTTTTACCGGATGGCGCGCTCGGCTGCCCTTGCCCTGCGGGACCGCGACTACATCGATGCCTGCCGGGTGCTGGGCTATTCGGACTCGCGCATCGTGTTCCGTCATATCCTGCCTGAAACGCTCGATGACATGATCATTGTCGCAACGCTCTGGCTTGCGACCGCCGTGCGCACCGAAAGCTCGCTGGCCTTTATCGGCCTCGGGGCTCCACCGCCGGCGGCGACCCTGGGTGGTCTGGTGCGCGAGGGATTTGACAACCTCCTGGATTATCCAGGGCTCGCCATCTGGCCTTCGGTCGCCATCCTCGTGGTGATGATCGGTCTCAACCTGGTGGGTGACGGGCTTCGAGATGCCAATGATCCGAGGGCGTCGGCATGA
- a CDS encoding NAD(P)/FAD-dependent oxidoreductase, with product MTLSVPVAAFEGDATLPLSADVVVIGGGIVGVMTALELAEAGVSVALCEKGVIAGEQSSRNWGWVRQMGREEAELPLASASLALWRVMDTRIKGTTGFRQAGITYAAFTRRDADHWMRWHEIGNRYGIETTLLNSERVKAGTPELAGDVRMALWSPQDGYAEPWLAVPAMAQAARGAGVAVVTQCAVRSLDIEGGRVTGVVTERGRIRAQKVVIAAGAWSRTLLGNHDIDFPQLRLIGTVARVVGAQGLPDHPFGTENFSFRPRLDGGHTLTLRNANIAEIVPDNFRLFRQYLPRLIENWREFHLRIGPSFLKDLSLSRHWDADRPTIFEAVRSLDPSPSKPFLERAVRNASKVFPQFAHARTTHAWAGVMDVTPDAVPVVDQIPGLAGAYIASGCSGHGFGLGPGLGRLAADMLLDRPPIVDPKPFRWNRFTSSKTAEPGSSDRSPASGPEAPDRSASS from the coding sequence ATGACCCTTTCAGTACCGGTCGCCGCCTTTGAGGGCGACGCCACGCTTCCGCTCTCGGCGGATGTCGTCGTTATCGGCGGAGGCATTGTCGGCGTCATGACAGCGCTGGAGCTGGCAGAAGCAGGGGTGTCGGTTGCTCTTTGCGAGAAAGGGGTGATCGCTGGAGAGCAATCCAGCCGCAACTGGGGATGGGTGCGCCAGATGGGACGGGAAGAGGCTGAACTGCCGCTGGCCAGCGCCTCACTGGCACTCTGGCGCGTCATGGATACACGGATCAAGGGAACAACGGGATTCCGGCAGGCAGGAATCACCTATGCAGCCTTTACCCGGCGCGATGCGGACCACTGGATGCGCTGGCACGAGATCGGCAATCGATACGGTATCGAAACCACCCTGTTGAACAGTGAGCGGGTGAAAGCCGGAACTCCCGAGCTGGCGGGTGACGTGCGCATGGCGCTGTGGTCGCCGCAAGACGGCTATGCCGAACCCTGGTTGGCCGTTCCCGCCATGGCACAGGCGGCGCGCGGGGCCGGTGTCGCGGTCGTCACCCAGTGCGCCGTCCGGTCTCTCGATATTGAGGGGGGACGCGTGACCGGTGTCGTCACGGAACGCGGCCGCATCCGCGCGCAGAAGGTGGTGATAGCCGCGGGCGCATGGAGCCGCACCCTGCTTGGCAATCACGACATCGACTTCCCCCAGTTGCGGCTCATCGGCACGGTTGCGCGCGTTGTCGGTGCGCAGGGCCTGCCTGACCATCCGTTCGGGACCGAAAATTTCTCCTTTCGTCCCCGCCTTGATGGCGGCCATACACTGACCCTGCGAAACGCCAATATCGCCGAGATTGTCCCTGACAATTTCCGCCTGTTTCGCCAGTACCTTCCCAGATTGATCGAGAACTGGCGGGAATTCCATCTGCGTATCGGTCCCTCGTTCCTCAAGGACCTTTCGCTTTCAAGACACTGGGACGCGGACAGGCCGACGATCTTCGAAGCGGTGCGCAGCCTTGATCCCAGCCCGTCGAAACCCTTCCTTGAGCGTGCGGTCAGGAATGCCAGCAAGGTCTTCCCCCAATTCGCGCATGCGCGCACAACTCACGCTTGGGCCGGTGTCATGGATGTGACGCCCGATGCGGTTCCCGTGGTCGATCAGATCCCGGGCCTGGCAGGTGCCTATATTGCTTCCGGCTGCTCCGGACATGGTTTCGGACTTGGCCCGGGATTGGGGCGGCTTGCGGCCGACATGCTTCTCGATCGCCCTCCGATTGTTGATCCGAAACCGTTTCGATGGAACCGGTTCACATCATCGAAGACAGCGGAGCCTGGCTCTTCTGACCGTTCCCCCGCCTCCGGCCCAGAGGCGCCCGACCGCAGTGCGTCCTCATGA
- a CDS encoding ABC transporter ATP-binding protein, translating into MLLSVDDLRVTYSIRRGWPVPRTYPLKAVDGVSFKVDEGEALGIVGESGCGKSTVARAILRLVKPSGGTVVFNGTDISQMAVRQLRHLRPKLQMIFQDPAASLSPRMRIGDALAEAIRVHKIASGAAINGLVHSALSEVGLPPEAASRFPHEFSGGQKQRIGIARALVLSPSMIIADEPVSALDVSVQAQILNLMARLKKERNIAFVFISHDLGVVRHFCERTAVMYLGQVIESGATRAVFDAPAHPYTRLLRSVSPVPDPEWVASSQVLEGEPPSPLDPPSGCRFHPRCPFVTERCRSETPVLRPVMGRLVACHHAESLPPVEA; encoded by the coding sequence ATGCTTCTTAGTGTCGATGACCTGCGTGTGACCTATTCAATCCGCAGGGGCTGGCCCGTGCCGAGGACCTATCCGCTGAAGGCCGTGGATGGGGTGAGTTTCAAAGTCGACGAAGGCGAGGCGCTCGGCATCGTCGGCGAGAGCGGCTGCGGAAAGTCCACGGTCGCGCGTGCAATTCTGCGGCTGGTCAAGCCCAGCGGCGGCACAGTGGTTTTCAACGGAACCGACATTTCCCAAATGGCTGTGCGCCAGTTGCGGCATCTGCGTCCCAAACTGCAGATGATCTTCCAGGATCCTGCGGCGTCGCTGTCGCCCCGGATGCGCATCGGCGACGCGCTCGCGGAAGCTATCCGCGTGCACAAGATCGCTTCGGGTGCAGCCATCAATGGGCTCGTGCACAGCGCGTTGAGCGAAGTCGGTCTGCCGCCGGAAGCCGCCAGCCGTTTCCCTCACGAGTTCTCTGGCGGCCAGAAGCAACGGATCGGCATCGCCCGGGCTCTCGTTCTTTCACCCAGCATGATCATCGCCGACGAGCCGGTCTCGGCGCTTGATGTTTCGGTTCAGGCCCAAATTCTCAACCTGATGGCGCGCCTGAAAAAGGAACGGAACATAGCCTTCGTTTTCATTTCCCACGATCTCGGCGTTGTCCGTCACTTCTGTGAGCGGACCGCCGTGATGTATCTGGGGCAGGTGATCGAGAGCGGGGCCACGCGGGCGGTCTTCGACGCGCCGGCTCATCCTTATACCCGGCTGCTACGCAGCGTGTCGCCAGTGCCGGATCCGGAATGGGTGGCCAGTTCCCAAGTTTTGGAAGGCGAGCCGCCTTCACCGCTCGATCCGCCCAGCGGATGCCGGTTTCATCCCCGATGTCCCTTTGTAACAGAGCGATGCCGCTCGGAAACGCCCGTGTTGCGACCGGTGATGGGGCGGCTTGTCGCCTGCCACCACGCGGAATCGCTTCCGCCGGTGGAGGCATGA
- a CDS encoding ABC transporter ATP-binding protein, with product MSVLSVENLRTTLRLDERDCHALREISFEVADGETLAIVGESGCGKSLLAMSIMGLLPSVAAITEGRVILDSVAIEALPEVRMEKIRGARIGMVFQEPMTALNPVLSVGEQIAEPLRDHLGMGKREARTAAIALMEKVRIPSAASRYNSYPHEFSGGMRQRVVIALAIACHPRLLIADEPTTALDVTVQRQILDLLDLLQGEGKMGMLLITHNLGIVAGHADRVVVMYGGDLVESASVQELFRRPAHPYSRALLASLPRVDRDLSELASIPGRVPSLPSMPDGCRFMDRCPHAMEICHKMPPPVTLEGTPDHTVRCWLHVNGGDNAS from the coding sequence ATGAGTGTGCTCAGTGTCGAAAACCTTCGCACCACGCTTCGGCTCGACGAACGTGATTGCCACGCCTTGCGAGAAATCTCGTTTGAGGTCGCTGACGGGGAAACCCTTGCAATCGTCGGCGAAAGCGGTTGCGGCAAGAGCCTGCTCGCCATGTCTATCATGGGACTTCTTCCCTCCGTCGCCGCGATCACCGAAGGCCGCGTTATCCTCGATTCCGTCGCGATCGAAGCACTGCCGGAAGTCCGGATGGAGAAGATCCGAGGCGCAAGGATCGGCATGGTGTTCCAGGAGCCAATGACGGCGCTTAACCCTGTCCTGAGCGTCGGCGAGCAGATCGCCGAGCCGCTGCGTGATCACCTCGGTATGGGCAAGCGCGAAGCTCGAACCGCAGCGATTGCCTTGATGGAGAAAGTGCGGATCCCGTCTGCCGCCAGCCGGTACAATTCCTATCCGCACGAGTTCTCCGGCGGCATGCGCCAGCGTGTGGTAATTGCGCTGGCGATCGCATGTCACCCCCGTCTGCTGATTGCGGACGAACCGACAACGGCGCTCGATGTGACCGTACAGCGCCAGATTCTCGATCTTCTCGATCTTTTGCAGGGCGAGGGAAAGATGGGCATGCTGCTCATCACCCACAATCTGGGGATCGTGGCCGGTCACGCTGACCGCGTCGTCGTGATGTATGGCGGCGATCTGGTTGAATCCGCGTCCGTCCAGGAGCTTTTCCGCCGTCCCGCGCACCCCTATTCCCGCGCGCTTCTCGCCAGTTTGCCCAGGGTCGACCGGGATTTGTCGGAACTGGCCTCGATTCCGGGAAGGGTGCCATCCCTTCCGAGCATGCCGGATGGATGCCGGTTCATGGACAGGTGTCCGCATGCGATGGAGATATGCCACAAGATGCCGCCGCCGGTCACGCTGGAAGGCACGCCGGACCATACTGTCCGCTGCTGGCTGCACGTCAATGGAGGCGACAATGCTTCTTAG
- a CDS encoding aldehyde dehydrogenase, with product MSDAHRNRELAENVRIETRAWIDGAAVPARSGKTFATLNPATGALLAEVSACDGADVDHAVRAARRAFDDGAWSRCDPAQRKDVLLRFAALLRERGEELALLEALDSGKTIRDCRNEVAHEVPHFFQWYAETIDKTFGRVVPTGPEAFSMIVQEPIGVAGLIVPWNFPLLMAAWKLAPALATGCSVILKPAEQSSLTALRLGELAAEAGVPPGVLNILPGLGEVVGQAIGRHPDIDTVSFTGSGEVGAFLLGYAAETNMKPVGLELGGKSPFIVLEQARITDEMIEASVMAAFWNGGQNCSANMRQIVHRSRYEEFVERTLERVKKLQVGDPLDPATDMGAMITAEHRDRVAGYLRSGVEEGAQVLLGSADLDDSPGFFLKPTIFDGVTPGMKIAREEIFGPVMGLMKVDSDDAALKLAADTEFGLHASVFTQDIDQAFRFARALPVGTVSVNCFSEGSVATPFGGYRRSGSLSRDNGLEALAQYQQTKTIWIGLETGK from the coding sequence ATGAGTGATGCGCACCGCAACCGAGAACTTGCGGAGAATGTGAGGATCGAGACGCGCGCCTGGATAGACGGCGCTGCGGTTCCCGCGCGTTCCGGGAAGACCTTTGCGACCCTCAACCCTGCCACCGGCGCCCTGTTGGCCGAAGTTTCCGCCTGCGACGGTGCGGATGTCGATCATGCAGTCAGGGCCGCGCGCAGGGCCTTTGATGACGGCGCATGGTCGCGCTGCGACCCCGCGCAGCGCAAGGATGTCCTGTTGCGGTTTGCCGCATTGTTGCGCGAGCGCGGCGAGGAGCTGGCACTGCTTGAAGCGCTCGACAGCGGCAAGACCATCCGGGACTGCCGCAATGAGGTGGCGCACGAGGTGCCGCATTTCTTCCAATGGTACGCCGAAACCATCGACAAGACATTTGGCCGCGTGGTGCCGACCGGGCCGGAGGCGTTCTCGATGATCGTCCAGGAGCCGATCGGCGTGGCGGGTCTCATCGTTCCGTGGAACTTTCCCCTGCTGATGGCGGCGTGGAAGCTGGCGCCGGCGCTGGCCACGGGCTGTTCCGTGATTCTCAAACCGGCCGAGCAGTCCTCTCTAACGGCTCTGCGGCTTGGAGAGCTTGCAGCGGAAGCCGGCGTCCCCCCCGGAGTGCTGAACATTCTCCCGGGTCTTGGCGAAGTCGTCGGACAGGCGATCGGACGACACCCGGATATCGACACGGTGTCCTTCACCGGTTCGGGCGAAGTCGGCGCGTTCCTGCTCGGCTATGCCGCAGAGACCAACATGAAGCCTGTCGGCCTGGAGCTGGGGGGCAAGAGCCCGTTCATCGTGCTTGAACAGGCGCGTATCACCGACGAGATGATCGAGGCCTCGGTGATGGCGGCGTTCTGGAACGGCGGTCAGAACTGTTCCGCCAATATGCGCCAGATCGTTCATCGCAGCCGCTATGAAGAGTTTGTGGAACGGACCCTGGAACGGGTGAAGAAGCTTCAGGTGGGTGACCCCCTCGATCCGGCCACGGACATGGGAGCGATGATCACTGCCGAGCATCGGGACCGGGTCGCAGGCTATCTGAGGTCGGGGGTCGAAGAGGGCGCGCAGGTCCTGCTCGGGAGCGCGGACCTGGACGACAGTCCCGGCTTCTTTCTCAAGCCGACAATATTCGACGGCGTCACGCCCGGCATGAAGATCGCCAGGGAGGAAATCTTCGGGCCGGTCATGGGCCTCATGAAGGTTGACAGCGATGACGCTGCCTTGAAGCTGGCTGCAGATACGGAGTTCGGCCTTCATGCCTCTGTTTTTACCCAGGACATTGACCAGGCGTTCCGCTTCGCCCGTGCGTTGCCTGTAGGCACCGTCTCGGTGAATTGCTTCTCCGAAGGTTCGGTCGCGACCCCCTTTGGCGGCTATCGCAGATCAGGATCGCTTAGCCGCGACAACGGTCTGGAAGCGCTGGCGCAGTATCAGCAGACCAAGACCATCTGGATAGGTTTGGAGACCGGCAAATGA
- a CDS encoding molybdopterin dinucleotide binding domain-containing protein: protein MQQLCEPRGEARSDHEALAAVAEAMGPEEHAGFTEGRSPDQWLRHLYEPTRKALEERGLDAPDFDEFWRRGWIDLPCEADSGGFLEAFRKAPVDRPLGTPSGRIEIFSQEIAAYGYDDAPGMPVWRPHLRAPDARYPFHLIANAPSTRLHSQLDFGETSCRAKVAGREKLRLNPADASALSLKNGDVARVENDCGACLAGVEITPSVRPGVAHLQTGAWFDPQPDPEGTARVFCAHGSANVLTPDKGTSQLTRGCTGQVSRVAVRKWTGALPPVRAFDPPCFVTLEREGTGDE, encoded by the coding sequence ATGCAGCAGTTGTGCGAACCGAGAGGCGAGGCGCGTTCCGACCACGAGGCGCTGGCGGCCGTGGCCGAAGCGATGGGACCGGAAGAACATGCAGGATTTACCGAAGGCCGCTCGCCGGACCAGTGGCTGCGCCATCTTTATGAGCCGACCCGCAAGGCGCTTGAGGAACGGGGCCTTGATGCGCCGGATTTCGATGAGTTCTGGCGCAGGGGGTGGATCGATCTGCCCTGCGAGGCTGACAGCGGCGGGTTCCTCGAAGCCTTTCGCAAGGCGCCTGTGGACCGCCCTCTCGGCACGCCCAGCGGTAGGATCGAGATCTTCAGCCAGGAAATTGCCGCCTACGGCTATGATGATGCGCCCGGCATGCCCGTTTGGCGTCCGCATCTGCGCGCACCCGATGCGCGATACCCATTCCATCTGATTGCCAATGCGCCTTCGACGCGGCTTCACAGCCAGCTGGATTTCGGGGAAACCTCTTGCCGGGCAAAGGTGGCTGGTCGCGAAAAGCTGCGGTTGAACCCGGCCGATGCCTCGGCGCTCTCACTGAAAAATGGCGACGTTGCGCGCGTGGAAAACGATTGCGGCGCCTGCCTCGCAGGCGTCGAGATTACCCCGAGCGTTCGGCCCGGCGTCGCGCACCTGCAAACCGGAGCCTGGTTCGACCCCCAACCGGATCCCGAAGGGACGGCACGTGTCTTCTGCGCGCATGGCTCGGCAAATGTGCTTACGCCCGACAAGGGCACCTCGCAATTGACGCGGGGCTGTACCGGCCAGGTCAGCAGGGTCGCCGTGCGCAAATGGACAGGTGCCCTGCCGCCCGTGCGCGCCTTTGATCCCCCCTGTTTTGTCACCCTAGAAAGAGAAGGAACCGGCGATGAGTGA